A genomic stretch from Flavobacterium nitratireducens includes:
- the thiL gene encoding thiamine-phosphate kinase, translated as MIEDKNPQRTSIAQLGEFGLIEHLTKHFEINQASTLKGIGDDAAVLDFKDKKVVVSTDIMVEGVHFDLAYMPLKHLGYKAVVTNVSDICAMNAKATQITVSIAVSNRFPLEALEELYEGITLASNEYKVDVIGGDTTSSQKGLIISITVLGEADAEEIVYRNGAKPTNLLVVTGDIGAAYMGLQVLEREKQVFQVNPNSQPDLELYTYLIERQLKPEARKDVRTLLHALEIKPTAMIDISDGLSSEIIHLCKQSKVGCNLYEDKLPLDPQFINVCEEFDIDSTTVAINGGEDYELLFTIPIEDFDKIKGNPNFTIIGHMTEESEGIHLVTRANTKIALKARGWNPLGE; from the coding sequence ATGATTGAAGATAAAAACCCACAACGTACCAGCATTGCTCAATTGGGCGAATTTGGATTGATCGAACATTTGACTAAACATTTTGAAATCAATCAGGCTTCTACTTTAAAAGGGATTGGTGATGATGCAGCTGTTCTAGATTTTAAAGACAAAAAAGTAGTTGTTTCAACCGACATTATGGTCGAAGGCGTTCACTTTGATTTGGCCTATATGCCATTGAAACATTTAGGTTACAAAGCAGTTGTAACCAATGTATCCGATATTTGTGCCATGAACGCAAAAGCAACACAAATCACGGTTTCTATTGCCGTTTCCAATCGTTTCCCTTTGGAAGCCTTAGAAGAATTATACGAAGGAATTACGCTCGCCTCTAACGAATACAAAGTAGATGTTATTGGTGGTGACACCACTTCTTCTCAAAAAGGTTTAATTATTAGCATCACCGTTTTAGGTGAAGCAGACGCCGAAGAAATTGTATATCGCAATGGTGCTAAACCAACTAATTTATTAGTAGTCACGGGCGATATTGGCGCTGCCTATATGGGATTACAGGTTTTAGAAAGAGAGAAACAGGTTTTTCAAGTAAACCCAAATTCGCAACCTGATTTAGAATTATACACCTATTTAATAGAACGCCAATTAAAACCAGAAGCCCGAAAAGACGTTCGCACTTTATTACACGCATTAGAAATAAAACCTACTGCCATGATTGATATATCAGATGGTCTATCTTCAGAAATTATTCATTTGTGCAAACAATCTAAAGTAGGCTGTAATTTATACGAAGACAAACTACCTCTAGATCCACAATTTATAAATGTTTGTGAAGAATTTGATATCGACAGCACAACTGTTGCTATCAACGGAGGTGAAGATTATGAATTACTATTCACTATTCCAATTGAAGATTTTGACAAAATCAAAGGAAATCCAAACTTCACTATTATTGGACACATGACTGAAGAAAGTGAAGGCATTCATTTAGTTACTCGTGCCAATACCAAAATAGCTTTGAAAGCTAGAGGTTGGAATCCTCTTGGGGAATAA
- a CDS encoding LytR/AlgR family response regulator transcription factor, which translates to MNYSYVIIDDNQESVIETKAMADSFSELSFVGSANNYEEGLNLILENKPQLVFLEIDPKNKKSNLSLALINELYRYLNVIPQIIVTTSKKDLAFEAIQYQVSDYFIKPVTRFDMVKSLLKIGKSNIIDQTEPLKITSKETDPEPEEIIVPSVVRTETLGIQQEPLILCVKSYGDYRYIDTRDIAYFQADNNSTDIHLINGEMVTAFKTLKLFEGVLPYPFVRIHNSYIVNSNCISRIHTGNALCYIKNTAIKLPFSKSYKANIDLIISEISNGNYLEI; encoded by the coding sequence ATGAATTATTCGTACGTTATTATTGACGACAATCAAGAAAGTGTCATCGAAACTAAGGCTATGGCTGACAGTTTTTCTGAACTTAGCTTTGTCGGCTCTGCAAATAACTACGAAGAAGGTTTAAATCTCATTCTAGAAAATAAACCGCAACTGGTTTTTCTTGAAATTGATCCTAAAAATAAGAAGAGTAATCTTTCCTTAGCTTTAATTAATGAGTTATATCGTTATTTAAATGTAATTCCTCAAATTATTGTTACTACTTCTAAGAAGGATTTGGCTTTTGAGGCTATTCAATATCAGGTCTCGGATTATTTTATCAAACCGGTAACCAGATTTGATATGGTGAAGTCTCTATTAAAAATTGGTAAGTCTAATATAATAGATCAAACGGAACCACTAAAGATTACTTCTAAAGAAACTGATCCTGAACCTGAAGAAATTATTGTACCAAGTGTTGTTAGAACTGAAACACTTGGAATTCAGCAAGAGCCTCTTATCTTATGTGTTAAATCCTATGGCGATTACCGGTATATAGATACTAGAGACATCGCCTATTTTCAAGCAGATAACAATTCTACCGATATTCATTTAATCAATGGAGAAATGGTTACAGCTTTTAAAACACTTAAACTTTTTGAAGGAGTGCTGCCTTATCCTTTTGTTCGTATACATAACAGCTATATTGTTAATAGTAATTGTATTTCCAGAATACATACAGGAAATGCATTGTGTTACATTAAAAACACAGCTATAAAATTACCTTTCTCTAAATCCTATAAGGCAAATATAGATCTTATAATTTCGGAAATTTCTAATGGAAATTATCTGGAAATTTAA
- the dusB gene encoding tRNA dihydrouridine synthase DusB, with the protein MIKIGNIELPDFPLLLAPMEDVSDPPFRRLCKMHGADMMYSEFISSEGLIRDAIKSRMKLDIFDYERPVGIQIFGGDEEAMGLSSKIVSTVNPDLIDINFGCPVKKVVCKGAGAGVLKDVDLMVRLTKAVIDSTNLPVTVKTRLGWDDNSINIDEVAERLQDIGVAALSIHARTRAQMYKGHSDWSHIARVKNNPRINIPIFGNGDIDSPEKALEYKNKYGIDGIMIGRAAIGYPWIFNEIKHYFKTGDHLAKPTVADRVEAVRNHLTWAMDWKGERLGIVETRPHYTNYFKGIHSFKTFKQKLVTLDHPEELFAVLDEITQSYAGYEVV; encoded by the coding sequence ATGATTAAGATTGGCAACATAGAATTACCTGATTTTCCACTATTATTAGCGCCTATGGAGGACGTGAGCGATCCGCCATTTCGTCGTTTGTGTAAAATGCATGGAGCCGATATGATGTACTCTGAATTCATTTCTTCAGAAGGTTTGATTCGTGATGCGATAAAGAGCCGAATGAAATTGGATATTTTTGATTACGAACGCCCTGTTGGAATCCAGATTTTTGGTGGTGATGAGGAGGCTATGGGTTTGTCTTCAAAAATTGTATCAACGGTAAATCCTGATTTGATTGATATTAACTTTGGTTGTCCTGTCAAAAAAGTGGTTTGTAAAGGTGCCGGTGCCGGAGTGTTGAAAGATGTCGATTTGATGGTGCGTTTAACCAAAGCCGTTATTGATAGTACTAATCTTCCTGTAACCGTGAAAACTCGTTTGGGTTGGGATGATAATTCCATTAATATCGATGAGGTGGCCGAGCGTTTACAGGATATTGGTGTGGCGGCTTTGAGTATTCATGCCCGAACTCGTGCTCAAATGTACAAAGGACATTCTGACTGGTCGCACATTGCTCGAGTAAAAAACAATCCTCGAATTAACATTCCTATTTTTGGTAACGGAGATATTGATTCGCCTGAAAAAGCTTTAGAATACAAAAATAAATATGGTATCGACGGAATCATGATTGGTCGTGCTGCTATTGGTTATCCTTGGATTTTTAACGAAATCAAACACTATTTTAAGACTGGTGACCACTTGGCTAAACCAACTGTTGCTGACAGAGTAGAAGCAGTTCGCAATCATCTAACTTGGGCAATGGATTGGAAAGGGGAACGATTGGGAATTGTAGAAACCCGTCCGCATTATACTAATTATTTCAAAGGAATTCATTCGTTTAAAACATTTAAACAAAAGTTAGTTACTTTGGATCATCCAGAGGAATTATTTGCTGTTTTAGATGAAATTACACAGTCTTATGCTGGTTATGAAGTGGTTTAA
- a CDS encoding sensor histidine kinase, with protein MFVCFCCNQKKTNNIGDNIVLDDSLSVYFSLANDFNLSNEKRKSYIEKAKDIVNSQKNDSLNRVNLFKIANRYNNLNSWEGYKNTVKTVLENSEKVKDTESIAKAYVYLGDYYRIKSVEDSAFLFYYKAEKMYDKLNNNYLLAKTFLNKADLLFKVGDFISSEKEVFKALRIIKEDSNKELVNEIYYNAYNTLGIVYNSLEDYESSIDYQKKALNIIGKLESIGKSQLEAVSYLNLGLVYVNLKSYQEAKDFFVLGIERQKIYNQDPKVYALLLDNLGYSKFKLNEKDDLPNLFYQSLRIRDSLKVNVEIPINKIHLSEYYASEKNTIKSLKFAKEALLLSREIKAPREILASLKNIATVDSQNSGKYTKEYIAINEELQKEERKIGEKFSRIQYETDQIKGENSDLEAKNRKLVYFFTAIAILGIFIFVIKSQKAKNRELLYKQQQQKANEEIYNLMISQQNTIEANRVQEKKRVAQELHDGVLGRMFGVRMNLEGLNQFNDDLAIAQRLDYLVELKKIEQDVREISHDLNREKSELINNFVAIVDNLFEEQRKTFSAKLFSTIDSTIRWDLAVNSVKINLYRIIQESLQNINKYANATTIHVELKRKENTLVLTITDDGAGFNANLKKKGIGLQNMISRAKECKGEFHVQSKIGEGTTITVRIPLENQIS; from the coding sequence TTGTTTGTTTGTTTTTGTTGTAATCAAAAGAAAACAAATAATATTGGCGATAACATTGTTTTAGACGATAGTCTTTCTGTTTATTTTTCTTTGGCTAACGATTTCAATCTTTCTAATGAAAAGAGGAAATCTTACATTGAGAAAGCTAAAGATATTGTAAATTCTCAAAAAAATGATTCTTTGAATCGAGTTAATCTTTTTAAAATAGCTAATAGGTATAATAATTTAAATAGCTGGGAAGGATATAAGAATACTGTGAAAACGGTTTTAGAGAATTCAGAAAAAGTTAAAGATACCGAAAGTATTGCTAAAGCATATGTTTATCTTGGGGATTATTATAGGATAAAATCTGTAGAAGATTCTGCATTTTTATTTTATTATAAAGCGGAGAAAATGTACGATAAGTTAAATAATAACTATCTATTGGCTAAAACATTTCTCAATAAAGCTGATTTATTATTCAAAGTTGGAGATTTTATTAGTAGTGAAAAAGAGGTATTTAAAGCTTTGCGTATCATTAAGGAAGATTCGAATAAAGAACTCGTGAATGAAATTTATTACAACGCCTACAATACATTAGGAATTGTTTATAATAGTTTGGAAGATTATGAAAGTTCAATAGATTATCAGAAAAAGGCTTTAAATATAATTGGTAAATTAGAATCAATAGGAAAAAGTCAATTAGAGGCGGTTTCATATTTAAATCTTGGGTTGGTATATGTAAATTTAAAGAGCTATCAAGAAGCTAAGGATTTCTTTGTTTTGGGAATCGAACGTCAGAAAATTTATAATCAAGATCCTAAAGTTTATGCGTTGTTGTTGGATAATCTAGGATATTCTAAGTTTAAATTAAATGAAAAAGATGATTTGCCTAACTTGTTTTATCAATCATTAAGAATAAGGGATAGTTTAAAGGTAAATGTTGAAATTCCAATAAATAAGATTCATCTTTCAGAATATTATGCATCTGAAAAAAATACAATAAAATCTTTGAAATTTGCAAAAGAAGCTCTTTTGTTGTCTCGTGAAATTAAAGCTCCACGTGAAATTTTAGCTTCTTTGAAAAATATTGCTACAGTTGATTCTCAAAATTCGGGTAAGTATACCAAAGAATATATAGCTATCAACGAAGAATTACAAAAAGAAGAACGTAAAATAGGAGAAAAATTCTCTCGAATTCAATATGAAACCGACCAGATAAAAGGTGAAAATTCTGATTTAGAAGCAAAGAATAGAAAATTAGTATATTTTTTCACAGCTATAGCAATTTTAGGGATATTTATCTTTGTCATTAAATCACAAAAGGCTAAGAACCGAGAACTTTTATACAAACAACAGCAACAAAAAGCCAATGAAGAAATTTATAATTTGATGATTTCCCAGCAGAATACTATTGAAGCTAATAGGGTTCAAGAAAAAAAACGTGTCGCTCAAGAATTACATGATGGTGTTTTGGGTAGAATGTTTGGTGTACGAATGAATTTAGAAGGTTTGAATCAATTTAATGATGATTTAGCAATTGCCCAGCGACTTGATTATTTGGTTGAATTGAAAAAAATTGAACAGGATGTTCGTGAAATTTCACATGATTTGAATAGGGAAAAATCAGAATTAATTAATAACTTCGTCGCAATTGTTGATAATCTTTTTGAGGAACAAAGAAAAACTTTTTCAGCAAAATTATTTTCGACTATCGATTCGACAATTAGATGGGATTTAGCGGTCAATTCAGTGAAGATTAATTTGTACCGAATTATCCAAGAATCATTGCAAAATATTAATAAGTATGCTAATGCAACCACTATTCATGTCGAATTGAAAAGAAAGGAGAATACGTTAGTGTTAACAATTACTGATGATGGAGCTGGATTTAATGCAAATCTAAAGAAGAAAGGAATTGGTTTACAGAATATGATATCCAGAGCCAAAGAATGTAAGGGAGAGTTTCATGTTCAATCTAAAATTGGTGAGGGTACTACTATTACAGTGAGAATACCATTAGAAAATCAAATATCATAA
- a CDS encoding 1-phosphofructokinase family hexose kinase encodes MNTFDIVTLTVNPAVDKSTHLKGLVPEQKIRCEAPRYDAGGGGINVSKAISRLGGASLAVFTTGGPTGKMLENLLAKEAIATKAIEVEAWTRESFIAVDDNTNSQYRFGFPGGKITEEEVENILSVVADLKTKFLVVSGSLNEGLTDGFYQEIAKIAKDTNAKLIVDTSGEALKKVLQTGAYLIKPNIGELAKLVGKEQLELNEVREAAKEIIAKGGAEIVVVSLGPQGAVLVTNKEYEFVPAPNVLKKSTVGAGDSMVGGMTWAISQNKSLKEVIRWGVACGSAATMNEGTQLFKKEDALRLFDLLKER; translated from the coding sequence ATGAATACATTCGATATTGTTACGCTTACAGTAAATCCAGCAGTAGATAAAAGCACCCATTTAAAAGGTTTGGTTCCAGAACAAAAAATAAGATGTGAGGCACCCAGATATGACGCTGGTGGAGGCGGAATTAATGTTTCCAAAGCTATTTCTAGATTAGGAGGAGCTTCGTTGGCTGTTTTTACGACAGGAGGGCCAACAGGAAAAATGTTGGAAAATTTATTAGCAAAAGAAGCTATTGCAACAAAAGCCATAGAAGTAGAAGCATGGACCAGAGAAAGTTTTATTGCGGTGGACGATAATACGAATTCTCAGTATCGTTTTGGGTTTCCTGGAGGAAAAATTACTGAAGAGGAGGTAGAAAATATTTTGAGCGTAGTAGCTGATTTGAAAACAAAATTTTTGGTGGTAAGCGGAAGTTTGAACGAAGGTTTGACAGATGGATTTTATCAGGAAATAGCAAAAATAGCCAAGGATACCAATGCAAAACTTATTGTGGATACTTCGGGCGAAGCCTTGAAAAAAGTGTTGCAAACAGGGGCTTATTTGATAAAACCGAATATCGGAGAGTTGGCAAAATTAGTAGGGAAAGAACAGCTGGAATTGAATGAAGTCAGAGAAGCGGCAAAGGAAATTATTGCAAAAGGAGGAGCCGAAATTGTGGTGGTTTCATTGGGTCCTCAGGGGGCTGTTTTAGTGACTAATAAAGAATATGAATTTGTACCAGCTCCTAATGTCCTTAAGAAAAGTACTGTGGGTGCTGGTGATAGTATGGTAGGAGGAATGACTTGGGCGATTTCGCAAAATAAAAGCCTGAAAGAAGTTATTCGTTGGGGAGTAGCCTGTGGTTCTGCTGCAACAATGAACGAAGGGACACAACTTTTTAAAAAAGAAGATGCTTTGAGATTGTTTGATTTGTTAAAGGAAAGATAG
- a CDS encoding response regulator, giving the protein MTIETATARLKMNILIVDDHPFIIQGYKNAIARYNPDKFEFTIFEAKDCESAYNLITNDQMNFDIAFLDISMPDYEEKELYSGEDLAKLVLEYMPNCKIIMLTMFTEFLKLKTLINKVSPSGIVIKNDLTFDELLSAFDKVINNELYYSKSILEMLSSHDDSIEIDLFDKQILFHLSKGTKLDDIPQFVPISLNAIESRKANLRNLLEVQDDLDLVKAAKNKGLIF; this is encoded by the coding sequence ATGACTATTGAAACAGCTACAGCTAGGCTTAAAATGAACATCTTAATTGTAGATGATCATCCATTTATTATTCAAGGATACAAAAATGCCATAGCGAGGTATAATCCAGATAAATTTGAATTTACAATTTTCGAAGCTAAAGATTGCGAGTCGGCTTACAATCTAATTACTAATGATCAAATGAATTTTGATATCGCATTTTTAGATATTAGTATGCCTGATTATGAAGAGAAAGAGTTGTATTCTGGCGAAGATTTAGCTAAATTAGTTTTGGAATATATGCCTAATTGCAAGATTATTATGCTGACTATGTTTACAGAGTTTTTAAAATTAAAAACCTTAATAAACAAAGTAAGTCCTAGCGGAATAGTTATTAAAAACGATTTAACGTTTGACGAGTTATTGAGTGCTTTTGACAAGGTGATTAATAATGAATTGTATTATAGTAAATCAATACTGGAAATGCTTAGTTCACATGATGATTCTATAGAGATTGATTTATTTGATAAACAAATTTTATTTCATTTATCTAAAGGAACAAAGTTGGATGATATCCCTCAGTTTGTGCCAATTTCATTAAATGCGATCGAGTCACGCAAAGCAAATCTAAGAAATTTACTTGAAGTTCAAGATGATTTAGATTTGGTTAAAGCAGCTAAAAATAAAGGTTTGATTTTCTAA
- the lepA gene encoding translation elongation factor 4, producing MKHIRNFCIIAHIDHGKSTLADRLLAATQTVTAREEKAQLLDNMDLERERGITIKSHAIQMEYKYKGEEYILNLIDTPGHVDFSYEVSRSIAACEGALLIVDAAQSIQAQTISNLYLALDNDLEIIPVLNKVDLPSANPEEVSDDIIDLLGCDLEDIIHASGKTGFGVENILAAIIEKIPPPSGNKEEPLQALIFDSHYNPFRGIEVIFRVVNGEISKGQKIKFMATGNEYFADEVGTLKLNQVPKNVISTGDVGYLISGIKEAKEVKVGDTITDAKVPTTNMITGFEDVKPMVFAGIYPVDTEDFEDLRASMEKLQLNDASLVFSAESSAALGFGFRCGFLGMLHMEIIQERLEREFNMTVITTVPNVSYLAYTKKEPDTPIIVNNPSDLPDATKLDRVEEPYIKATIITKADFVGNVMSLCIEKRGLITNQTYLTTERVELNFDMPLAEIVFDFYDRLKTVSKGYASFDYHPIGMRESKLVKMDILLNANQLDALSALIHADNAYTIGKKMCEKLRELIPRQQFEIPIQASIGAKIIARETIKALRKDVTAKCYGGDISRKRKLLEKQKKGKKRMRQVGNVEIPQEAFMAVLKLND from the coding sequence ATGAAGCATATTAGGAATTTTTGCATTATTGCACATATTGACCACGGAAAAAGTACGTTGGCTGACCGTTTATTGGCGGCTACGCAAACCGTTACGGCTCGTGAAGAAAAAGCGCAGTTGTTGGACAATATGGATTTAGAGCGTGAGCGTGGGATTACCATTAAGAGTCACGCCATTCAAATGGAATACAAATACAAAGGCGAGGAATATATCCTGAACCTGATTGACACTCCGGGACACGTGGATTTCTCTTATGAGGTTTCTCGTTCTATAGCAGCTTGCGAAGGTGCTTTGTTGATTGTTGATGCTGCTCAAAGTATTCAGGCGCAAACTATTTCGAACTTGTATCTTGCTTTGGATAACGATTTGGAAATTATTCCAGTATTGAACAAAGTGGATTTACCAAGTGCTAATCCGGAAGAAGTAAGTGACGACATCATTGACCTATTAGGTTGTGATTTGGAAGATATTATTCACGCTTCAGGTAAAACCGGTTTTGGGGTTGAAAATATTTTGGCTGCTATTATCGAAAAAATTCCACCTCCAAGTGGAAACAAAGAAGAGCCTTTACAAGCTTTAATTTTCGATTCACACTACAATCCTTTCCGTGGAATTGAAGTTATTTTTAGAGTGGTTAATGGTGAAATTTCTAAAGGTCAGAAAATTAAATTCATGGCTACCGGTAATGAATATTTTGCAGATGAAGTAGGTACTTTAAAACTGAATCAAGTCCCTAAAAATGTTATTTCGACTGGTGACGTAGGTTACTTAATTTCAGGAATCAAAGAGGCTAAAGAAGTAAAAGTAGGTGATACCATTACTGATGCCAAAGTTCCAACTACCAATATGATTACAGGTTTTGAGGATGTAAAACCAATGGTATTTGCTGGAATTTATCCTGTTGACACGGAAGATTTTGAAGACCTTCGTGCTTCGATGGAAAAACTACAATTGAACGATGCCTCTTTAGTATTTTCTGCTGAAAGTTCGGCAGCTTTAGGATTTGGTTTCCGTTGTGGATTCTTAGGAATGTTACACATGGAAATTATTCAGGAGCGTTTGGAGCGTGAGTTCAACATGACGGTTATCACAACAGTTCCGAACGTTTCTTATTTGGCTTATACTAAAAAAGAACCAGATACACCTATCATCGTAAACAACCCAAGCGACTTACCGGATGCCACAAAATTAGACCGTGTAGAAGAGCCTTATATTAAGGCTACGATTATCACTAAAGCTGATTTCGTAGGTAACGTAATGAGTTTGTGTATTGAAAAACGTGGATTGATTACCAACCAAACCTATTTAACTACAGAGCGTGTGGAATTGAATTTCGATATGCCTTTGGCTGAAATTGTATTTGATTTCTACGACAGATTAAAAACGGTTTCTAAAGGTTATGCTTCATTTGATTACCACCCAATTGGGATGAGAGAATCTAAATTGGTTAAAATGGATATTTTATTAAACGCCAACCAACTGGATGCTCTTTCTGCTCTAATTCATGCTGACAACGCCTATACTATTGGTAAAAAGATGTGTGAAAAATTGCGTGAGTTAATCCCAAGACAACAATTTGAGATTCCAATCCAGGCTTCTATTGGAGCTAAAATTATTGCCCGTGAAACCATCAAAGCTTTACGTAAAGACGTAACTGCAAAATGTTATGGTGGAGATATTTCGCGTAAACGTAAATTATTGGAAAAACAGAAAAAAGGTAAAAAACGTATGCGTCAGGTAGGAAACGTAGAAATTCCACAAGAGGCGTTTATGGCTGTACTTAAATTGAATGATTAA
- a CDS encoding glycine--tRNA ligase gives MAKQEDIFKNVISHAKEYGFIFPSSEVYDGLSAVYDYAQNGVELKKNIREYWWKAMVQMNENIVGLDAAILMHPTTWKASGHVDAFNDPLIDNKDSKKRYRADVLIEDYAEKLNQKAIKEIEKARVRFGEAFNEEEFVSTNARVKEYKAKEREILERMARSLGNEDLADVKALIEELEIACPESGSRNWTEVKQFNLMFGTKLGASADNAMDLYLRPETAQGIFVNFLNVQKSGRMKVPFGIAQTGKAFRNEIVARQFIFRMREFEQMEMQFFVRPGEEMKWYEHWKEARLKWHLSLGLGKENYRYHDHEKLAHYANAAADIEFNFPFGFKELEGIHSRTDFDLKAHEQYSGRKLQYFDPELNENYVPYVVETSVGLDRMFLAVFATSLKEETLEDGSTRTVLQLPAVLAPTKAAVLPLVKKDGLPEIAHQIIADLKWDFNVAYDEKDAVGRRYRRQDALGTPFCITVDHQTIEDETVTIRHRDTMKQDRVKISELREIIENEVSMRNWLMKM, from the coding sequence ATGGCAAAACAAGAAGATATATTTAAGAATGTAATTTCGCATGCAAAAGAGTACGGATTTATTTTTCCGTCAAGCGAAGTTTACGATGGTTTAAGTGCGGTTTATGACTATGCACAAAACGGAGTGGAGTTAAAAAAGAACATCCGTGAATATTGGTGGAAAGCAATGGTTCAGATGAATGAAAATATTGTAGGACTTGATGCTGCGATATTAATGCATCCTACGACATGGAAAGCCTCTGGCCACGTTGATGCGTTTAATGATCCATTAATTGATAATAAAGATTCTAAGAAAAGATATAGAGCCGATGTTTTGATTGAAGATTATGCTGAAAAGCTAAATCAAAAAGCAATCAAAGAAATCGAAAAAGCAAGAGTGCGTTTTGGAGAGGCTTTTAATGAAGAAGAATTTGTTTCAACAAATGCCCGTGTTAAAGAATATAAAGCTAAAGAAAGAGAAATTCTGGAAAGAATGGCTCGTTCTCTAGGAAATGAAGATTTGGCTGATGTAAAGGCATTAATCGAAGAGTTAGAAATTGCTTGTCCTGAATCAGGTTCTAGAAATTGGACAGAAGTAAAACAATTTAACTTGATGTTTGGAACGAAGTTAGGTGCTTCTGCTGATAATGCAATGGATTTGTATTTGCGTCCAGAAACAGCTCAGGGGATTTTTGTGAACTTCTTGAATGTTCAAAAATCAGGACGTATGAAAGTTCCTTTCGGAATTGCTCAAACTGGTAAAGCGTTTCGAAATGAGATTGTAGCTAGACAGTTTATTTTCCGTATGCGTGAGTTTGAACAAATGGAAATGCAGTTTTTTGTGCGTCCGGGAGAAGAAATGAAATGGTATGAGCACTGGAAAGAAGCGCGTTTAAAATGGCATTTATCGTTAGGTCTTGGAAAAGAAAATTACCGATACCATGACCATGAGAAATTAGCTCACTATGCAAATGCAGCAGCTGATATCGAGTTTAATTTCCCATTTGGATTTAAAGAGTTAGAAGGAATTCACTCTCGTACTGATTTTGACTTAAAAGCACATGAGCAATATTCTGGAAGAAAATTACAATATTTTGATCCAGAATTAAACGAAAACTATGTTCCTTATGTAGTAGAAACTTCAGTAGGATTAGACAGAATGTTCCTGGCAGTTTTCGCAACTTCATTGAAAGAAGAAACTTTAGAAGACGGTTCTACAAGAACAGTGTTGCAGTTACCAGCTGTTCTAGCACCAACTAAAGCGGCTGTTTTACCGTTGGTAAAAAAAGATGGATTGCCTGAAATTGCACATCAAATTATTGCCGATTTAAAATGGGATTTCAATGTAGCTTATGATGAAAAAGATGCTGTTGGAAGACGTTATAGAAGACAAGATGCTTTAGGGACTCCATTTTGTATTACTGTAGATCATCAAACAATCGAAGATGAAACAGTAACTATACGTCACAGAGATACAATGAAACAAGATCGTGTGAAAATTTCTGAATTAAGAGAAATTATTGAAAACGAAGTTTCGATGAGAAACTGGCTGATGAAAATGTAA